From a region of the Sesamum indicum cultivar Zhongzhi No. 13 linkage group LG3, S_indicum_v1.0, whole genome shotgun sequence genome:
- the LOC105159139 gene encoding WUSCHEL-related homeobox 4 isoform X3, protein MKVHHFARGFWEHEPSLGCKRLRPLAPKLVTTPTTTTATTTVNAFDLKSFIRPESGPRKLESSDFEKKESAQVEAQQAGGTRWNPTQEQIGILEMLYRGGMRTPNAQQIEQITAQLGKYGKIEGKNVFYWFQNHKARERQKQKRNSLGLTHSLRTSASPFTTTTTTNYLLLSTSKGEEGLDVSSYKRKWRSWGFDECVEEEEEEDSRYCCTEEEGEDRTLKLFPLHPEGRC, encoded by the exons ATGAAGGTGCACCACTTTGCACGTGGATTCTGGGAGCATGAACCTAGTCTTGGATGCAAGCGGCTGCGCCCGCTCGCTCCTAAGCTTGTCAccacccccaccaccaccacggCCACCACCACGGTTAACGCTTTTGATCTCAAGAGTTTCATTAGACCTGAGAGTGGTCCTAGAAAACTTGAATCTTCCGACTTTGAGAAGAAGGAATCTGCTCAG GTAGAGGCGCAGCAGGCAGGGGGAACGAGGTGGAATCCAACGCAAGAACAGATAGGAATACTGGAAATGCTGTACAGAGGCGGGATGCGAACGCCGAACGCGCAGCAAATCGAACAGATCACCGCACAGCTCGGCAAGTATGGAAAGATCGAAGGCAAAAACGTGTTCTACTGGTTCCAAAATCACAAGGCACGCGAGAGGCAGAAGCAAAAGCGCAATAGTCTCGGCCTCACACACAGTCTAAGAACCTCAGCTTCGCCCTTTACGACAACTACCACCACtaattatctattattatCTACCTCtaag GGGGAAGAGGGATTAGATGTTAGCTCATACAAGAGAAAGTGGAGGTCATGGGGATTTGATGAATGcgtagaagaagaagaagaagaagatagcAGATATTGTTGTACAGAAGAAGAAGGGGAAGATAGAACCCTAAAGCTATTCCCATTGCACCCGGAAGGAAGATGTTGA
- the LOC105159139 gene encoding WUSCHEL-related homeobox 4 isoform X2: MKVHHFARGFWEHEPSLGCKRLRPLAPKLVTTPTTTTATTTVNAFDLKSFIRPESGPRKLESSDFEKKESAQVEAQQAGGTRWNPTQEQIGILEMLYRGGMRTPNAQQIEQITAQLGKYGKIEGKNVFYWFQNHKARERQKQKRNSLGLTHSLRTSASPFTTTTTTNYLLLSTSKLLQGEEGLDVSSYKRKWRSWGFDECVEEEEEEDSRYCCTEEEGEDRTLKLFPLHPEGRC; encoded by the exons ATGAAGGTGCACCACTTTGCACGTGGATTCTGGGAGCATGAACCTAGTCTTGGATGCAAGCGGCTGCGCCCGCTCGCTCCTAAGCTTGTCAccacccccaccaccaccacggCCACCACCACGGTTAACGCTTTTGATCTCAAGAGTTTCATTAGACCTGAGAGTGGTCCTAGAAAACTTGAATCTTCCGACTTTGAGAAGAAGGAATCTGCTCAG GTAGAGGCGCAGCAGGCAGGGGGAACGAGGTGGAATCCAACGCAAGAACAGATAGGAATACTGGAAATGCTGTACAGAGGCGGGATGCGAACGCCGAACGCGCAGCAAATCGAACAGATCACCGCACAGCTCGGCAAGTATGGAAAGATCGAAGGCAAAAACGTGTTCTACTGGTTCCAAAATCACAAGGCACGCGAGAGGCAGAAGCAAAAGCGCAATAGTCTCGGCCTCACACACAGTCTAAGAACCTCAGCTTCGCCCTTTACGACAACTACCACCACtaattatctattattatCTACCTCtaag TTGTTGCAGGGGGAAGAGGGATTAGATGTTAGCTCATACAAGAGAAAGTGGAGGTCATGGGGATTTGATGAATGcgtagaagaagaagaagaagaagatagcAGATATTGTTGTACAGAAGAAGAAGGGGAAGATAGAACCCTAAAGCTATTCCCATTGCACCCGGAAGGAAGATGTTGA
- the LOC105159139 gene encoding WUSCHEL-related homeobox 4 isoform X1, which translates to MKVHHFARGFWEHEPSLGCKRLRPLAPKLVTTPTTTTATTTVNAFDLKSFIRPESGPRKLESSDFEKKESAQVEAQQAGGTRWNPTQEQIGILEMLYRGGMRTPNAQQIEQITAQLGKYGKIEGKNVFYWFQNHKARERQKQKRNSLGLTHSLRTSASPFTTTTTTNYLLLSTSKDKKLLQGEEGLDVSSYKRKWRSWGFDECVEEEEEEDSRYCCTEEEGEDRTLKLFPLHPEGRC; encoded by the exons ATGAAGGTGCACCACTTTGCACGTGGATTCTGGGAGCATGAACCTAGTCTTGGATGCAAGCGGCTGCGCCCGCTCGCTCCTAAGCTTGTCAccacccccaccaccaccacggCCACCACCACGGTTAACGCTTTTGATCTCAAGAGTTTCATTAGACCTGAGAGTGGTCCTAGAAAACTTGAATCTTCCGACTTTGAGAAGAAGGAATCTGCTCAG GTAGAGGCGCAGCAGGCAGGGGGAACGAGGTGGAATCCAACGCAAGAACAGATAGGAATACTGGAAATGCTGTACAGAGGCGGGATGCGAACGCCGAACGCGCAGCAAATCGAACAGATCACCGCACAGCTCGGCAAGTATGGAAAGATCGAAGGCAAAAACGTGTTCTACTGGTTCCAAAATCACAAGGCACGCGAGAGGCAGAAGCAAAAGCGCAATAGTCTCGGCCTCACACACAGTCTAAGAACCTCAGCTTCGCCCTTTACGACAACTACCACCACtaattatctattattatCTACCTCtaag gaTAAAAAGTTGTTGCAGGGGGAAGAGGGATTAGATGTTAGCTCATACAAGAGAAAGTGGAGGTCATGGGGATTTGATGAATGcgtagaagaagaagaagaagaagatagcAGATATTGTTGTACAGAAGAAGAAGGGGAAGATAGAACCCTAAAGCTATTCCCATTGCACCCGGAAGGAAGATGTTGA